One genomic segment of Microcella indica includes these proteins:
- a CDS encoding WD40/YVTN/BNR-like repeat-containing protein, which yields MTAAAALSVGLAGCTSPTTETPIVVSHVHAVDYDLQRGSAYVATHEGVLSVAADGSVERIGQWAGDVMGMARFGDTIYFSGHPAPDENLPPNIGVYELSVPTGEFAPISLLGEVDFHSMTIAQSSDGMALAGIDSATGQVMVSRDGAQSWAAGMPIGARSLSWDANAESLYATTEQGLLVSTDDGMTFTATDSAPLLVLIASSPADVSTEAFLVGIDVDGYVHTSPDGVTWTPLGLAPPLTDALAVGNDGSIVVAGIEGVHRSEDRGATWTMMAEF from the coding sequence GTGACAGCGGCCGCCGCCCTTTCCGTCGGTCTGGCGGGATGCACTTCCCCCACGACGGAGACCCCCATCGTCGTGTCGCACGTGCACGCGGTGGACTACGACCTGCAGCGCGGAAGTGCCTACGTCGCGACGCATGAAGGAGTCCTCAGCGTGGCAGCGGACGGTTCGGTCGAACGCATTGGTCAATGGGCAGGCGATGTGATGGGGATGGCGCGCTTCGGCGACACCATCTACTTCTCCGGCCACCCGGCACCCGACGAGAATCTGCCGCCGAACATCGGCGTCTATGAACTCAGCGTGCCGACTGGGGAGTTCGCGCCAATCTCCCTTCTCGGGGAAGTAGATTTTCACAGCATGACGATCGCGCAGTCGTCTGACGGGATGGCGTTGGCCGGCATCGACTCGGCCACAGGTCAGGTCATGGTCAGTCGGGACGGTGCGCAGAGTTGGGCGGCAGGAATGCCAATCGGCGCGCGCTCCCTCAGCTGGGATGCGAACGCCGAGAGTCTCTACGCAACGACGGAGCAGGGTCTCCTCGTCAGCACCGACGACGGCATGACGTTCACCGCAACGGACAGTGCTCCGCTCTTGGTTCTGATCGCGTCCAGCCCGGCAGACGTGTCAACCGAGGCATTCCTGGTCGGAATCGACGTTGACGGCTACGTTCACACCAGCCCCGACGGGGTGACGTGGACGCCGCTCGGGCTGGCACCACCCCTCACGGATGCCCTGGCCGTTGGCAACGATGGCTCGATCGTCGTGGCCGGAATCGAGGGCGTACACAGGTCTGAAGATCGCGGAGCGACCTGGACGATGATGGCGGAATTCTGA
- a CDS encoding IS3 family transposase (programmed frameshift) — protein MPKPYPREFRDDVVAVARRREDGVTLKRVAADFGISETCLQNWLRQADVEESRRPGVTATEAGELRELRKRNRLLEQENEVLRRAAAYLSQANLPKMMYPLVRELAADGIPVAVTCRVLKIARQPFYRWLRQPITSTEWTQAHLVNAIIDAHADDPEFGYRLIADEVRDAGFAVSERTVWRRCSENRVWSVFGKKRNGKAGRPGPPVFDDHVLRDFTADAPNRLWLVDITEHRTRQNKLYLCAIKDVFSNRIVGYAMDSRMKASLAVRALENAVARRGKVAGCIVHSDRGSQFRSRKFALTLRRHNLIGSMGRVGAAGDNAAMESFFSLLQNNVLNRRSWATRDDLRIAIITWIERTYHRRRRQARLGRLTPIEFETIMTNTVALAA, from the exons ATGCCCAAGCCCTATCCCCGTGAGTTCCGCGACGATGTCGTAGCCGTCGCCCGACGCCGTGAAGATGGTGTGACCCTGAAACGGGTCGCGGCCGACTTCGGCATCAGCGAGACCTGTCTGCAGAACTGGCTGCGCCAAGCCGACGTCGAAGAATCCCGCCGTCCAGGAGTCACCGCGACCGAGGCCGGTGAGCTGCGTGAACTGCGTAAGCGGAACCGTCTGCTGGAGCAGGAGAACGAGGTGCTGCGCCGAGCGGCCGCCTATTTGTCGCAGGCGAACCTGCCG AAAATGATGTACCCGCTCGTCCGCGAGCTGGCCGCCGACGGGATCCCCGTCGCGGTGACGTGTCGGGTGCTGAAGATCGCACGGCAACCGTTCTATCGGTGGCTACGACAGCCGATCACCTCCACCGAGTGGACTCAAGCTCACCTGGTCAACGCGATCATCGACGCCCACGCCGACGACCCCGAGTTCGGGTATCGCCTCATCGCCGACGAGGTGCGAGATGCCGGCTTCGCGGTCTCGGAACGCACCGTGTGGCGCCGATGCTCCGAAAATCGGGTGTGGTCGGTGTTCGGCAAGAAGCGCAACGGGAAAGCAGGCAGGCCCGGCCCGCCCGTGTTCGACGACCACGTCCTGCGCGACTTCACCGCCGATGCACCCAACCGGCTGTGGCTAGTGGACATCACCGAACATCGCACGAGGCAGAACAAGCTCTACCTCTGCGCGATCAAAGATGTCTTCAGCAACCGCATCGTGGGCTACGCCATGGACTCCCGCATGAAGGCCTCACTGGCCGTACGAGCGTTGGAGAACGCCGTCGCCCGGCGCGGCAAAGTCGCTGGCTGCATCGTCCACTCGGATCGAGGATCGCAATTTCGATCCAGGAAATTCGCCCTCACCCTGCGCCGCCACAACCTCATCGGATCGATGGGTCGCGTCGGAGCTGCCGGCGACAACGCAGCCATGGAGAGCTTCTTCAGCCTGCTGCAGAACAACGTCCTCAACCGCCGCTCCTGGGCAACCCGTGACGACCTGCGCATCGCGATCATCACCTGGATCGAGAGGACCTATCACCGGCGACGCCGACAAGCGCGCCTGGGTCGATTGACACCGATCGAGTTCGAGACAATCATGACCAACACCGTGGCCCTCGCGGCCTAA